One Bacteroidota bacterium genomic region harbors:
- a CDS encoding T9SS type A sorting domain-containing protein, with amino-acid sequence MKKLLTSLTLLLVATFSFAQAVNDSVMLGAQYANQVWYSLANDKQGTSAKNNWDIAFEINSITSSILLNSANGNTLWVYPKSDITGWSTIDTTGITTWPKLYNSDLAWEMGAFNVNIDPFDAADLGWGVYNTSNHQVVGDSLYVIKLSNGAYKKLWIEKLANSTYTFKYGNLDNTAEETKTIAKADFTGKNFGYFSIQNGTQVNREPLAANWDLTFTQYTAFVPVAYTVSGVLTNKTTGTVKVYPVNDPSTYKDYASQTFGSTINTLGWGWKTYNMTLGAYVIEDSTVYFIKDGNDDVWKLIFTGFASSNGKFVFSKEKLTSSVGINAPVKNNFFTLYPNPASAGAVSIVMDMAADATVNIMDMGGKVLNTQTLQGNGLSTHALNTQGLANGLYMVQVAMGNQVFTQKLAINQ; translated from the coding sequence ATGAAAAAACTCTTAACCTCATTAACACTGTTGCTGGTAGCAACATTTTCATTCGCTCAGGCAGTAAACGATTCTGTAATGCTGGGAGCACAGTATGCCAACCAAGTATGGTACAGCCTTGCAAACGATAAGCAAGGAACTTCGGCCAAAAACAATTGGGACATAGCTTTCGAAATTAACAGTATCACATCATCGATACTATTAAACAGCGCAAACGGTAACACATTATGGGTGTATCCAAAAAGTGATATTACCGGCTGGAGTACTATTGATACCACTGGTATAACTACTTGGCCAAAACTTTACAACTCTGATTTAGCATGGGAAATGGGTGCATTTAATGTGAACATTGACCCGTTTGATGCCGCAGATTTGGGGTGGGGTGTGTATAATACCTCAAACCATCAGGTGGTGGGCGATAGCTTATACGTGATTAAACTATCAAACGGTGCTTATAAAAAGCTTTGGATTGAAAAATTGGCAAACTCAACCTACACCTTTAAATATGGTAACCTTGATAATACAGCCGAAGAAACCAAAACCATTGCTAAAGCTGATTTTACAGGTAAAAACTTCGGATACTTTTCAATACAAAACGGAACACAGGTGAATCGTGAGCCTTTGGCTGCCAATTGGGATTTAACTTTTACCCAATACACCGCATTTGTGCCTGTAGCGTACACCGTAAGTGGTGTTTTAACTAACAAAACCACGGGAACTGTAAAAGTATATCCTGTAAACGACCCTTCAACCTATAAAGATTATGCAAGCCAAACGTTTGGCAGTACAATAAATACGTTGGGATGGGGATGGAAAACCTACAACATGACATTGGGTGCCTATGTAATAGAAGACAGCACCGTATACTTTATTAAAGACGGTAACGATGACGTGTGGAAGCTAATATTTACAGGCTTTGCAAGCAGCAACGGCAAGTTTGTGTTCTCGAAAGAGAAACTAACGTCATCGGTAGGCATAAATGCTCCTGTTAAAAACAACTTCTTCACACTATATCCCAACCCGGCATCGGCAGGGGCTGTATCCATCGTAATGGATATGGCGGCTGATGCAACCGTAAACATTATGGATATGGGTGGAAAAGTGCTAAACACCCAAACCTTGCAAGGCAACGGGCTTAGCACACATGCACTTAACACCCAAGGGTTGGCAAACGGCCTTTATATGGTGCAAGTGGCCATGGGTAACCAAGTGTTTACCCAAAAATTAGCAATAAACCAGTAA
- a CDS encoding AAA family ATPase, whose translation MAENSEYKYRDIKVFGSTEWLANNEKNYRLVYDESEVSYIYCEVSLYNKLFDEEDWDLKMELKCYSSDNKEVCTLNCDRRIRKEDNIVFVREGWGVKETGGYWKRGSYRWEAHVNGKFVAEKHFYVEKEGIVTENHNPYFKLETLKLYEGPDSNVKPKDRKYFKTFYGADARYIWVEFTADNLVKQYDYWACELIFQFKTHTGQLIGKIDKLLFVYPQDEKIVCTVGWGSETKGTWNNDAYYVDILFMDELIAEVPFKVGYDYEEADDEDFEAQPPTLVERQIRKEEIEAAKGAETLDDVMKEFQSLIGLAPIKKRVMEYTSYLNFIKLRKQRGLKDADNVVLHAVFKGNPGTGKTTVARMLGKIYKQMGLLSKGHVHEVDRGDLVAEYIGQTAPKTKEAIKKAKGGILFIDEAYALSRKDDDSKDFGREAIEVLLKEMSDGTGDLAVVVAGYPEQMDSFINSNPGLKSRFNVEFDFPDYVPQELIQIADYAADKRGVKLSPIARDTMYRKLVDEYRDRNKTFGNARLVNSLIDESKINLGLRIMKQKDPQLLTEEELSTIQIEDIEKIYAPKTKSLADIPIDEDLLRESMGKLKAMVGLSKIKEEIDELVKLVRFYRETGKDFRKSFSLHAVFTGNPGTGKTTVARILAQIYKALGILERGHMLETDRQGLVGGYIGQTAIKTAELIDNAMGGVLFIDEAYSLTEGGGGDYGREAVETLLKRMEDRRGEFVVIAAGYTQNMTYFLESNPGLKSRFDRAFHFEDYNENELMDIAMLLFKENGVQPDKKAKGHLQEYFNHMLTVKDKYFGNGREVRKIIEHVIKNQHLRLSQTAQEDRNQKMIETITIKDVEDFSVDRNQAANPSSGIGFKR comes from the coding sequence ATGGCAGAGAATAGTGAGTATAAATACAGAGATATAAAGGTATTTGGTTCTACCGAGTGGTTGGCCAATAATGAAAAGAATTACAGGCTGGTATACGACGAGAGCGAAGTAAGCTATATATACTGCGAGGTCTCGCTATACAATAAATTGTTTGACGAAGAAGACTGGGATCTTAAAATGGAGCTGAAGTGCTACTCGTCAGACAATAAGGAAGTATGTACGCTGAATTGCGACCGCCGCATACGCAAAGAAGACAATATTGTTTTTGTGCGTGAAGGTTGGGGTGTGAAGGAAACCGGAGGTTATTGGAAACGCGGCAGCTATCGTTGGGAAGCCCACGTGAACGGAAAGTTTGTGGCTGAGAAGCATTTTTATGTGGAGAAGGAAGGCATTGTGACCGAAAACCACAATCCTTACTTTAAGCTGGAAACCCTTAAGTTGTACGAAGGCCCCGATAGCAACGTAAAACCAAAAGACCGTAAATACTTTAAAACCTTTTACGGTGCTGATGCCCGTTACATTTGGGTTGAGTTTACCGCCGATAACTTGGTGAAACAATATGATTACTGGGCTTGTGAATTGATATTCCAGTTTAAAACCCACACAGGGCAGTTGATTGGAAAAATTGACAAGCTGTTGTTTGTATATCCCCAAGATGAAAAGATTGTTTGTACTGTAGGCTGGGGAAGTGAAACCAAGGGTACTTGGAATAACGACGCGTATTACGTTGATATTCTTTTTATGGACGAGCTGATTGCAGAAGTTCCGTTTAAAGTGGGCTATGATTACGAAGAAGCCGACGATGAGGACTTTGAAGCACAGCCGCCTACATTGGTAGAACGCCAGATACGCAAAGAAGAAATTGAAGCCGCAAAAGGTGCTGAAACCCTTGACGATGTGATGAAGGAGTTTCAAAGCCTGATAGGCTTGGCCCCGATTAAGAAACGGGTAATGGAATACACCAGCTATCTGAACTTTATTAAACTGCGTAAACAACGCGGTTTAAAAGATGCTGATAATGTGGTATTGCACGCCGTGTTCAAAGGAAATCCGGGTACGGGTAAAACAACCGTAGCGCGGATGTTGGGTAAAATATACAAGCAAATGGGCTTGCTAAGCAAAGGGCACGTGCATGAAGTGGATAGGGGAGACCTTGTTGCTGAATACATAGGTCAAACAGCGCCCAAAACGAAAGAAGCTATTAAGAAAGCCAAAGGCGGTATATTGTTTATTGATGAAGCCTATGCTTTATCACGCAAAGACGACGATAGCAAAGATTTTGGCCGTGAGGCAATTGAAGTGCTGTTGAAGGAAATGAGCGACGGTACAGGTGATTTGGCTGTAGTTGTAGCTGGTTATCCAGAGCAAATGGATTCATTCATTAACTCAAACCCCGGTTTGAAATCGAGGTTTAATGTTGAGTTTGATTTCCCCGACTATGTTCCCCAAGAGCTAATACAAATTGCTGATTACGCAGCCGATAAACGCGGTGTTAAACTAAGTCCTATTGCCCGCGATACCATGTACCGCAAGTTGGTGGATGAATACCGTGACAGGAATAAAACCTTTGGTAACGCTCGTCTAGTAAACTCATTGATTGATGAATCAAAAATCAATCTGGGCTTGCGCATCATGAAGCAAAAAGACCCTCAGTTGTTGACCGAAGAAGAACTTTCGACCATTCAAATTGAGGACATCGAGAAAATATACGCCCCTAAAACCAAAAGCCTTGCCGATATTCCCATTGATGAAGATTTGCTACGCGAATCGATGGGCAAGCTAAAAGCAATGGTGGGCTTGAGCAAAATCAAAGAAGAGATTGACGAGTTGGTGAAACTGGTGCGCTTTTACCGTGAAACCGGTAAAGACTTCCGCAAATCATTCTCATTGCATGCGGTATTTACAGGTAACCCCGGTACAGGTAAAACCACTGTAGCCCGTATCTTGGCTCAGATATACAAAGCGTTGGGTATTTTAGAACGCGGCCACATGCTTGAAACCGACCGACAAGGGTTAGTAGGTGGTTACATTGGCCAAACCGCCATTAAAACTGCCGAACTGATTGATAACGCAATGGGCGGCGTACTGTTTATTGACGAAGCCTATTCGTTAACCGAAGGCGGCGGCGGAGATTACGGTCGTGAGGCGGTTGAAACCCTGTTGAAACGTATGGAAGACCGTAGGGGAGAGTTTGTGGTAATTGCTGCAGGTTATACCCAAAACATGACTTATTTCCTTGAGTCGAACCCCGGTTTGAAATCACGTTTTGACCGCGCGTTCCACTTCGAAGATTACAATGAAAATGAGTTGATGGATATTGCCATGCTGTTGTTTAAAGAAAACGGCGTGCAGCCTGATAAAAAAGCAAAAGGACACTTGCAGGAATACTTTAATCACATGTTGACAGTTAAAGATAAATACTTTGGTAACGGCCGCGAAGTGCGCAAGATTATTGAGCACGTGATTAAAAACCAGCACTTGCGCTTAAGTCAAACAGCACAGGAAGACCGCAACCAAAAAATGATAGAAACCATCACCATTAAAGATGTTGAGGACTTTAGTGTTGACCGCAACCAAGCCGCAAACCCAAGCAGCGGTATCGGTTTTAAACGATAA
- a CDS encoding polyribonucleotide nucleotidyltransferase, producing the protein MSNPLGVTKTIDFGDGKVIEIETGRLAKQANGSVVLKMGNTMILATVVAAPEHKEGADFLPLTVDYQEKFASVGRIPGGFLKREARLSDYEILISRLVDRAIRPLFSEDYHADTQVMLTLISSDENIMPDCLVGLAASSAIMLTDLPFNGPMSEVRVGRIDGKFVINPYKSELENSDIDMIVAGTMNDINMVEGEMNEISEADMVEALKFAHDAIKKHCQAQLELCDLLGGRKPRMEYNHEVNSEDVKKQVYADLYDKVYAIAKSQAPKKERSKAFSEIVKEYIAAMPEDTTDEVKGLVKKYYGHVQYDAMRNMVLNEKVRLDGRKLNEVRPIWTEVNYLPSAHGSAIFTRGETQSLTSVTLGSKLDEQMLDSPMNSGFNRFMLHYNFPGFSTGEVKPNRGPARREIGHGNLAMRGLKKILPGDDVNPYVIRVVSDILESNGSSSMATVCAGCMAMMDAGIQVKNMVSGIAMGLISGEDGKYSILTDILGDEDHLGDMDFKVVGTKNGITAVQMDIKIDGLRWEIVEEALNQAKEGRLHILGEMSKTIAEPASDYKPHTPRIVRIDVATEFIGAIIGPGGKMIQGIQKETGTSISITEEGNKGIVEIASNDKAGMEKAVKIIEGIIAVPEVGEVYEGVVKTITEFGAFVEFLPGKDGLLHISEISWKKLPSMEGVMEVGEEVKVKLIEVDKKSGKYRLSRKVLLPRPEGMPEPDENEGRERRDNRDRGGDRGRDNRGPRNDNRDRGGRDNRDRGPRNDNRDRGPRNDNRDRNNDGRNRTNGGGENNSQATNDAYNFDGEL; encoded by the coding sequence ATGTCTAATCCACTAGGAGTTACCAAGACAATCGATTTTGGTGACGGAAAAGTAATTGAAATTGAAACCGGCAGGCTTGCCAAACAAGCCAACGGTTCAGTGGTGCTGAAAATGGGCAATACGATGATACTAGCAACCGTTGTGGCTGCGCCCGAGCACAAAGAAGGAGCTGACTTTTTGCCCCTTACCGTTGATTATCAGGAAAAATTTGCATCTGTAGGCCGCATTCCAGGCGGTTTTTTAAAGCGTGAAGCACGCCTTTCTGACTATGAAATTCTTATCAGCCGTTTGGTTGATAGGGCTATCCGCCCCTTGTTTTCTGAAGATTACCATGCCGATACGCAGGTAATGCTAACCCTTATTTCTTCTGACGAGAACATAATGCCCGATTGTTTAGTAGGCTTAGCCGCTTCTTCGGCCATTATGCTGACTGATTTGCCTTTTAACGGCCCTATGAGCGAAGTGCGTGTAGGCCGTATCGATGGTAAGTTTGTAATAAACCCTTACAAGAGCGAACTTGAGAACAGCGATATTGATATGATTGTTGCCGGTACCATGAATGATATAAACATGGTGGAAGGTGAGATGAATGAGATATCTGAAGCTGACATGGTAGAGGCTTTGAAGTTTGCTCACGATGCAATTAAAAAGCACTGCCAAGCACAGCTTGAACTTTGTGACCTTTTAGGCGGACGCAAACCCCGTATGGAATATAACCACGAGGTGAACAGCGAAGATGTTAAAAAACAGGTGTATGCTGATTTGTACGACAAGGTGTATGCCATTGCAAAATCACAAGCGCCTAAAAAAGAACGCAGCAAAGCATTTTCTGAAATTGTAAAAGAATACATTGCTGCCATGCCCGAAGATACCACCGATGAGGTGAAAGGCTTGGTGAAAAAATACTACGGCCACGTGCAGTACGATGCCATGCGTAACATGGTATTGAACGAAAAAGTACGTTTGGACGGACGTAAGCTAAACGAAGTGCGCCCTATATGGACAGAGGTAAACTACTTACCATCTGCACACGGTTCGGCTATATTTACAAGGGGTGAAACCCAATCGCTAACCAGTGTTACTTTGGGTAGCAAATTGGACGAGCAAATGCTTGACAGCCCAATGAACAGCGGTTTCAATCGTTTCATGCTTCACTACAACTTCCCCGGTTTTTCAACAGGTGAAGTAAAACCAAACCGCGGACCTGCCCGTCGCGAAATCGGACACGGTAACCTTGCCATGCGCGGTTTGAAAAAGATATTACCCGGTGATGATGTAAACCCTTACGTAATCCGTGTAGTATCAGATATTCTTGAGTCTAACGGTTCATCATCTATGGCTACTGTTTGCGCAGGCTGTATGGCAATGATGGATGCCGGTATTCAAGTAAAAAATATGGTTTCGGGTATTGCCATGGGTCTTATTTCAGGCGAAGATGGTAAATACTCAATTCTGACTGACATTTTGGGCGACGAAGACCACTTGGGCGATATGGACTTTAAAGTGGTAGGTACTAAAAATGGTATCACGGCCGTGCAAATGGACATCAAAATAGATGGTTTGCGCTGGGAAATTGTTGAAGAAGCACTTAACCAAGCCAAAGAAGGCCGCTTGCACATATTGGGCGAGATGAGCAAAACCATTGCTGAGCCTGCATCTGATTACAAACCACACACTCCACGTATTGTGCGCATAGATGTTGCTACTGAGTTTATCGGTGCAATTATCGGACCCGGTGGTAAAATGATTCAAGGCATCCAAAAAGAAACCGGTACTTCTATCAGCATCACTGAAGAAGGTAACAAAGGTATTGTTGAGATTGCCAGCAACGATAAGGCAGGCATGGAAAAAGCCGTGAAGATTATCGAAGGTATCATTGCTGTACCCGAAGTAGGCGAAGTGTACGAAGGTGTGGTGAAAACCATTACTGAGTTTGGTGCATTTGTTGAATTTTTGCCCGGCAAAGACGGTTTGTTGCACATTTCTGAAATCAGCTGGAAGAAACTTCCAAGCATGGAAGGTGTAATGGAAGTTGGCGAAGAGGTGAAGGTGAAGCTTATTGAAGTAGATAAGAAATCAGGTAAATACCGTTTAAGCCGCAAAGTATTGTTACCACGCCCTGAGGGTATGCCTGAGCCTGACGAAAACGAAGGCCGTGAGCGTCGTGATAACCGCGACCGTGGTGGTGACAGGGGACGCGATAACCGTGGCCCGCGTAACGACAACCGTGACCGTGGCGGACGTGATAACCGCGACCGTGGTCCACGTAATGATAATCGTGACCGTGGCCCTCGCAACGATAACCGCGACCGTAATAATGACGGACGTAACCGCACCAACGGTGGTGGCGAAAACAACAGCCAAGCTACCAACGATGCGTATAACTTTGACGGAGAACTATAA
- the rpsO gene encoding 30S ribosomal protein S15, which yields MQVTSEVKKEIFKQHGGAETNTGSAEAQIALFTARIQHITGHLKVNKQDHSAELSLIKLVGKRRALLDYLAKKDIFRYRAIIKELNIRK from the coding sequence ATGCAAGTTACATCAGAAGTTAAGAAAGAGATATTTAAACAACACGGCGGCGCGGAAACAAACACAGGCAGTGCCGAGGCTCAGATAGCCCTTTTTACTGCCCGTATACAACACATTACTGGGCACCTGAAAGTAAACAAACAGGATCACTCAGCAGAGCTTAGCCTAATTAAACTGGTAGGTAAGCGCCGTGCTTTGTTGGACTACTTGGCCAAAAAAGACATTTTCAGGTACAGGGCCATCATTAAAGAACTTAACATTAGGAAATAA
- a CDS encoding VOC family protein, translated as MQLNQVIVSVSNITNSVAFYKTLGFQLIVLTDTYARFIIPDNQATFSLHLAENVLPSDTMLYFECEDVDSTFNQLKNKGIEFIMPVTNQPWLWREAYFNDPDGNKLCIYHAGENRLNPPWRIKEYLINANIK; from the coding sequence TTGCAACTAAATCAAGTAATAGTATCGGTAAGCAACATCACCAACTCCGTAGCCTTTTACAAAACGTTAGGGTTTCAGTTGATAGTTCTCACCGATACTTATGCTCGGTTTATCATCCCTGATAATCAGGCAACATTTTCACTGCATCTTGCAGAAAATGTACTCCCTTCAGACACCATGTTGTATTTTGAGTGTGAGGATGTTGACAGTACATTTAACCAATTAAAAAATAAAGGCATTGAGTTTATTATGCCTGTTACCAACCAGCCGTGGTTGTGGCGCGAAGCCTACTTTAACGACCCTGATGGAAATAAACTGTGCATTTACCACGCAGGTGAAAACAGACTAAACCCGCCTTGGAGGATTAAAGAGTATTTAATAAATGCTAACATTAAGTAA
- a CDS encoding acetyl-CoA carboxylase carboxyltransferase subunit beta has translation MSWYKRLKEGISTSTKDKKATPEGLWYKCPRCKKATLTEDHKQANYVCPHCQYHHKIGSEEYFDILFDDGHYKELDANMLSADPLEFTDSKSYKNRIEESIQKTGLHDALRTGVGKVDGHPLVVACMDFNFIGGSMGSVVGEKISRAIQHSRANHIPLLVISKSGGARMMEAAHSLMQMAKTSAQLALLSKEGIPYISLMTDPTTGGVTASFAMLGDFNISEPEALIGFAGPRVIKETIGKDLPKGFQSAEFLLEHGFLDFIVPRTELKEKMALLLQLLTEKKSKSKKAEAAS, from the coding sequence ATGAGTTGGTATAAACGCCTCAAAGAAGGAATATCTACTTCTACTAAAGATAAAAAAGCTACACCGGAAGGATTATGGTACAAATGTCCCCGTTGTAAAAAGGCTACACTTACCGAAGACCACAAACAGGCAAACTACGTATGCCCACATTGCCAATACCACCATAAAATTGGCTCTGAGGAGTATTTTGATATTTTGTTTGACGATGGTCACTACAAAGAGTTAGATGCTAATATGCTTAGCGCCGACCCTTTGGAGTTTACGGATAGTAAAAGCTACAAAAACCGTATTGAAGAAAGCATACAAAAAACCGGTTTACACGATGCATTGCGCACCGGCGTAGGCAAGGTTGACGGCCACCCCTTAGTGGTTGCTTGTATGGATTTTAACTTTATTGGCGGTAGTATGGGTAGTGTGGTAGGCGAAAAAATATCACGCGCCATACAACACAGCCGTGCCAACCATATTCCTTTATTAGTAATTTCAAAATCGGGCGGTGCCCGTATGATGGAAGCTGCCCACTCGCTGATGCAAATGGCTAAAACCAGTGCACAATTGGCGTTGTTGAGCAAAGAAGGAATTCCTTACATATCGCTTATGACCGACCCTACAACAGGTGGTGTTACCGCATCGTTTGCTATGTTGGGCGATTTTAACATATCAGAACCCGAAGCCCTGATAGGCTTTGCAGGTCCTCGTGTAATTAAAGAAACCATCGGTAAAGATTTGCCTAAAGGTTTCCAAAGCGCTGAGTTTTTGTTAGAACACGGTTTTCTTGATTTTATAGTGCCCCGCACTGAACTGAAAGAAAAAATGGCGCTATTGCTACAACTGCTTACTGAAAAGAAAAGCAAAAGCAAAAAGGCCGAAGCCGCCTCATAA
- a CDS encoding class I fructose-bisphosphate aldolase has translation MDISKIQELLGDKADALLNHESKTVSKDMLHLPGPDFTERVWVNSNRNPQVLRSLNAIYNTGRLAGSGYVSILPVDQGIEHSGGASFAKNPIYFDPENIVKLAIEGGCNAVATTFGNLAMMSRKYAHKIPFMVKINHNELLTYPNKFDQIMFGSVREAWNLGATAVGATIYFGSEESSRQIIEVAEAFEEAHELGMATVLWCYVRNNAFKKDGVDYHVSADLTGQANHLGVTIQADIIKQKLPENNGGFKALNTGSSSYGKLDERMYTELSSDNPIDLCRYQVANCYMGRAGLINSGGDSKGATDMADAVRTAIINKRAGGMGLISGRKAFQKPMNDGVALLNAIQDVYLNKDVTIA, from the coding sequence ATGGACATTTCGAAAATCCAAGAGCTGCTGGGCGACAAAGCTGATGCCCTGCTAAACCATGAGAGCAAAACCGTATCAAAAGATATGCTGCACTTGCCCGGCCCCGATTTCACCGAGCGCGTTTGGGTGAACAGCAACCGCAACCCACAAGTGTTGCGTAGCCTTAATGCTATTTATAACACCGGTCGTTTGGCCGGTAGCGGTTATGTATCAATACTACCTGTTGACCAAGGTATTGAACACAGCGGCGGAGCGTCGTTTGCAAAAAACCCTATTTACTTTGACCCTGAAAACATCGTAAAACTTGCTATTGAGGGCGGTTGTAATGCTGTTGCTACTACGTTTGGTAACCTTGCAATGATGTCTCGCAAGTATGCTCACAAAATACCTTTTATGGTAAAAATCAACCATAACGAGTTGCTTACTTACCCTAATAAATTCGACCAGATTATGTTCGGAAGCGTTCGCGAAGCATGGAACTTAGGTGCTACTGCGGTGGGTGCTACCATTTATTTCGGTTCTGAAGAATCTTCACGCCAGATTATTGAGGTTGCTGAAGCTTTTGAAGAAGCGCATGAATTGGGTATGGCTACTGTGTTGTGGTGCTATGTACGTAACAATGCTTTCAAAAAAGACGGTGTTGATTACCACGTATCTGCCGATTTAACAGGCCAAGCCAACCACTTGGGTGTAACTATCCAAGCCGATATCATCAAACAAAAATTACCTGAAAACAACGGCGGTTTTAAAGCTCTTAATACAGGCTCAAGCAGCTACGGTAAATTGGATGAAAGAATGTACACCGAGCTTTCAAGCGATAACCCTATTGACCTTTGCCGTTACCAAGTGGCCAATTGCTACATGGGTCGTGCCGGTTTGATTAACAGTGGTGGCGATAGCAAAGGAGCTACCGATATGGCTGATGCTGTACGCACTGCAATTATTAACAAACGTGCCGGCGGTATGGGCTTGATTTCAGGTCGTAAAGCCTTCCAAAAACCAATGAACGATGGCGTTGCTTTATTGAATGCCATCCAAGATGTGTACCTTAACAAGGACGTTACCATCGCTTAA
- a CDS encoding GNAT family N-acetyltransferase yields MTVTVTKISDPATLQLAFDIRVKVFVDEQGVDRDLEYEHEEESTHFIALVDGEEAGTARWRKTEKGIKLERFAVLPDFRSAGVGRELVKAVLNDIDTKAQKVYLHAQSQVVDFYKKQGFEPEGEEFEEAGIKHFKMVLRGL; encoded by the coding sequence ATGACGGTTACAGTTACAAAAATTAGCGACCCTGCAACTTTGCAGCTGGCGTTTGATATACGCGTGAAGGTGTTTGTGGATGAACAAGGTGTGGATAGGGACTTGGAGTACGAGCACGAGGAAGAAAGTACCCATTTTATTGCTTTAGTTGATGGTGAAGAGGCAGGCACAGCCCGTTGGCGCAAAACCGAGAAGGGGATAAAGCTGGAACGTTTTGCTGTATTGCCCGATTTTAGAAGTGCAGGAGTGGGCAGGGAATTGGTAAAAGCAGTACTAAACGATATTGATACGAAAGCACAAAAAGTATACCTGCATGCCCAAAGCCAAGTAGTTGATTTTTATAAAAAGCAAGGATTTGAACCCGAAGGCGAAGAGTTTGAAGAAGCCGGAATAAAACACTTTAAAATGGTGTTGAGAGGATTGTAA
- a CDS encoding GIY-YIG nuclease family protein — translation MLKSGFVYIISNRLCTTLYIGVTANLKTRVSQHKNGTGSAFTAKYNLTYLLYYEQLFDIRSAIKREKQLKNWHRDWKFNLIRDFNPGFVDLFDQL, via the coding sequence ATGCTTAAAAGTGGTTTTGTATATATAATCTCAAACAGGCTATGCACTACATTGTACATTGGCGTTACTGCAAACTTAAAAACAAGAGTTAGCCAGCACAAGAACGGAACAGGTAGTGCATTTACAGCAAAGTATAATCTGACTTACTTGTTGTATTATGAACAGCTATTTGATATTAGAAGTGCCATTAAAAGGGAAAAGCAATTAAAGAATTGGCACAGAGACTGGAAATTCAATTTAATCCGTGATTTCAATCCCGGCTTTGTTGATTTGTTTGATCAACTTTAG